The genomic window TCGCACAAATCATTGATACTGATGAGTATGAAGTTGAAGAAGTGCTAGAAAATTGGCTAGAGTTCTTACAGCAACAACGAATCGCCTCAGAAACCCATTACAGTCTCTATCACTCCAACTTTCGAGACTGGCTAGGTAGACAAGCATTTAAAACCCTCTAAAAAATTTCCCTAACCCTCTCCATTAACAGAGAAGATTAGGGTGTTAAGAATGGAGCTAAGCGGATTCGAACCGCTGACCCCCTCAATGCCATTGAGGTGCGCTACCAACTGCGCTATAACCCCTTAAAATCCATTATATATATTCGCTTGATTATTAGTACTTTGTCAAGCTTTTTCTGGAAACTAAATTTTAAATATCTCCTCAACCACTCAACACTCACAACGACACTTGCAACAAATAGGTCATACAGTGCCCCATTAAAAAGTAAACTACTAACATGGCAGCAGCAGCCAGAGCAACCAATGTACCAGCCAACATCAGAGAAAATTCTTTACTCTCGTAAGCTCTTTCCATTAAGTGCAGCGACCACGCCACCAAAGCTACATCAAAAAGTAAAATAGGAAGCAACATATTTTTTAATATTTATTAATACTTGTAAAATAATATTAACACCCTTTCAGGGAAGTGTGTCTAACCTAAAATAGATGTCATTAAATGCTAAATAGTCATTTAAGAGAATGTTCTTACTGGCACGTTGCGATCGCGCAAATAATGTTTAATTTCTGCTACGCTTAAATGTCCGTAATGTAACAAGGATGCCAGTAATGCTGCTTCAGCTTTGCCTTCAGTTAGGGCTGTGTATATATGTTCACAATTACCTGCACCACCAGAAGCAATGACTGGAATTTCGACAGCATCGGCAATTGCCCGTGTGATCTCGATGTCATACCCTGCTTGGGTTCCATCGGCATCCATACTTGTGACTAAGAGTTCTCCAGCCCCCCGTTTTTCAACTTCTTGTGCCCACAATAGGGCATCTAAGCCTGTATTTTCCCTGCCACCCCGCACATACACATCCCAACCTGGATTCTCCGGGTTATTTCTGCGTCTGGCATCAATAGCAACAACTATGCACTGATTACCAAAGCGATCGCTTGCCCGATTAATCAAGTCTGGATCACGCACCGCCGCAGAATTAATACTAACCTTATCTGCGCCCGCTCGTAACAAAGCTTTAACATTTTCTAAGGATTGAATACCTCCACCCACAGTCAATGGAATAAAGACCTGTTCAGCAGTCCGGTAGACTACATCTAAAATAGTAGCTCGGTCTTCATGAGTAGCTGTAATATCCAGAAATACTAACTCATCCGCACCAGCTTCGTTGTAAACCTTGGCCAGCTCTACCGGATCGCCTGCATCTTGGAGATTCACAAAGTTAACTCCTTTTACAACCCGTCCCGCCTTCACATCCAAGCACGGTAAGATTCTTTTAGATAACATAATAACTTTTGTACTTCTGGGTAATTGACCCGAATTTAAATTTTAAATTGGCGCGGGTATTTCCAAACTAAAATTTTCACGAAAATGGGGAATGGGGCATGGGGCACTTGTACTGAGCTTGTCCTGAGCGTAGCCGAAGGGCGACTTGTGCCGAGCGAAGTCGAGGTAAGCCGAAGTATTGGTTATTCTTCTTGTCTCCCTTGTCCCCCCTCATCTCCCCCTGCCTCCCCTAGCCTTAGTCCCCTTAAAAGTAGATAGCTGAATTATGGCGATAATCTCCTCGAAAAAACAGCCTCCAGAACCCAACGGAGAACCAAAGCAGCGTCGGGAGTCCGCAAAAGCACCATCCACAGACAACATTTTGCAGCCTGAAGCTGCTATTGATGAACAAGATCAGCAAGAAGAAGGTATTCGACCGCACCGATTTGCCGATTACATTGGGCAAAAAGATTTAAAGGATGTGCTAGATATTGCCATCAAAGCAGCCAAGTCTCGTGGTGAGGTGCTGGATCACTTGCTGCTGTACGGCCCGCCGGGATTGGGCAAAACCACAATGGCAATGATTTTAGCATCGGAAATGGGCGTAAATTACAAAATTACCAGTGCCCCAGCCCTAGAACGTCCACGCGATATTGTCGGGCTACTGGTGAACATGAAACCAGGGGATATTTTATTTGTGGATGAAATTCATCGCCTCTCGCGGATGACGGAGGAAATTCTCTATCCGGCGATGGAAGATTATCGCTTAGATATTACTATTGGTAAGGGTTCGAGTGCTCGGATCAGAAGTTTGCCGCTGTCAAAGTTTACCCTAGTGGGAGCTACAACCCGTGTGGGTGCTTTAACTTCACCACTGCGCGATCGCTTCGGTTTGATTCAAAAACTCCGATTTTACGAAGTTGACGAATTGACTAAAATTGTACTGCGAACCGCTCAATTACTCAAAACCCCCGTTACAGAAGATGGTGCCACAGAAATTGCCCGTCGGTCACGCGGAACGCCACGGATTGCTAATAGGTTACTTAGACGAGTCCGTGATTATGCGGAGGTAAAGTTATCTGGTGAAATTAATGAAAGCGTTGCATCAGAGGCATTGCAACTATTTCAAGTAGATCCATGCGGTTTAGATTGGACAGACCGCCAGATGCTGAGTGTCATAATTGAACAATTTAACGGCGGGCCAGTGGGGTTGGAAACAATGGCAGCAGCGACGGGTGAAGATACCCAAACAATTGAAGAGGTGTATGAACCTTACCTCATGCAGATTGGGTATTTAACTCGGACTCATCGAGGGAGGATGGCGACAAAGGCAGCATATAAGCATTTGGGATTCACGCCGCCTAATGAACAGTTGTCATTATTGTAATTATGGGAAATTAGGCATTGAGCAATTCAATTTTGGATTTTGGATTGATGATTTTAGATTACAGCTATTTTCAGGTAAATAAATCACGCGGTAGGGGCGCAAGGCCTTGCGCCCCTACGACAGATGTGGTTCAAATACTTGAATTCTGCTGTAAATTTCAATTCTTTAATCCAAAAGCGTTGACTGAGCGCTCACGCCGAAGTCTAAAATCTAAAATTCTTACTCCCCATTCCCCATGTTTAAGATAGACACAGGTAAATCCAGATGATTAAGTTGATTGCTATTTTTCTCAGTCTGTTACTTGTGTTTGGCTGGGGTACTCCAGTCATGGCACAATCTCAACCACCCATTACTCAAGAACAATTAAAACAAGGCGATGAGTGGGCAAATCAAGCTTTTACAGCAACGAATCAAGGTGATTTTGCCACGGCTGAAACTTACTGGACAAAGATTATTGAGCAATTTCCCACTAATGCAGGGGCGTGGAGTAACCGAGGAAATTCGCGGGTGAGTCAGAACAAATTACAAGAGGCGCTGGCAGATTATAACAAAGCTATAGAACTAGCACCGAATGTCACCGATCCATATTTAAATCGGGGTGCGGCGTTGGAAGGGTTGGGAAAATGGGAAGATGCGATCGCAGATTATAATTATGTCCTAGAACTCGATCCTCAGGATGCAATGGCGTACAATAATCGCGGTAATGCCACAGCAGGTTTAGGAAAATGGTCAGATGCGATCGCTGACTACAAAAAATCCAATGAGATAGCGCCAAATTTTGCCTTTGCCCGTGCTAACTACGCCCTCGCTCTTTATGAAACTGGTCAAATAGAGCAAGCAATCCGGGAAATGCGGAATATTGTCCGTAAATATCCCAGGTTTGCCGATATGCGTGCCGCCCTGACAGCTGCCTATTGGGTAAATGGAGAACAAGGTGAAGCCGAAAGTAACTGGGTAGCAGCTTATGGACTGGATAGCCGTTATAAGGACATTAACTGGGTAACAGATATCCGTCGTTGGCCGCCCAGTATGGTATCAGCTTTAGATAAGTTCTTGAAACTCCAGTAACATCTGTGAGGCATCATAACTGGCCAGGCTTCCACCCTATCCCATATCATTTCAAACTTTCTACACTAGAGTAGTCTCAAGAACTTGCTGATTTTGCTGACGCTTTCCAATTACCACCATTGGTACACCACCGCCTGGTGCTAATAGGACGCTTTTCCGAATTGGCAGTACTGGCTTTGTATCAGCTAGTTTCATTTGCCAACTAGATACTATAGTTGCCAATACCAGTTTCATCTCAAACAGGGCAAATGCCATGCCAATACAGCGACGATTACCACCACCAAAGGGCAAATATTCAGCCGAAGTAAATTGTCGTTCTAGAAACCGATCTGGCTTAAACTGCTTTGAATTGGGGTATAAATCTTCTCGATGATGGCTCAAATAAATACAAGGAACCAATATAGTACCAGGGTCAAATTTGTAGCCTGCAATTTCTAAAGGTGATTTAACCAATCGATTTAATCCCAACATCGCCACCGGATACAGGCGCATTGTTTCCGAACAAACAGCATTCAAATAAGGTAATCGGAAAATGGCGTTCGGGTCTTTGTTGTCACCCAGGCTATCCAGTTCTTGCACCAGTTTTTCACGTATTTCAGGCTGATGATGAATCCAGTACAGTGCCCATGCCAAAGAACTAGCCGTAGTTTCATGACCTGCAACCAACAAAGTCATTAACTCATCACGTAATTCCAAGTCTGTCATCGGCTCACCTGCTTCATCACGAGCCGCCATCATCAAAGACAGAATATCACTTCGAGACTGGTCTGCAAGCGATCGCCTCTCTTGAATTTCAGCATAGATGAGATCATCCATTTCTTGCCGCAAACGTAGAAAACTTCCCCAAGGACTGCGAGGCCCTAAATCCTGTCGTAATAATGGGAACAGGAGCAGTATTGCCCGGAAAATAGGTCTTTTTGGATTCAGGATAGCAATCAGGATTTCTTTGAGCTTTTCATAACGAAGTCCGTCCTTTAGACCAAATACAGCCTTCAAAATCACTTGAAAGGAGATTTCTTGCATGGATGACAAGACTGTAAAGGTTTCCCCGACTGGCCACTGGCTAGTTACTTGCTTGGTGATCTCACAGATTAAATCACCATAAGCCTGCATTCTTTCCCCATGTAGAGGAGGTGTCAGCAATTTACGCTGGCGCTGGTGAGGTTTTCCTTCTAAGGATAGTAGAGAATTTTGCCCCAATAAAGGCGTTCCTGAACCTGCTGCTGCACCAGAATCTAAGTGTTTTGGATCTGTAGTAAAAATCTGCTGAATCGCCTGAGGATTACTAATGAACACTTGAGGAGTAAAAACTGGGCCAATTCGCAGGGTAAACGTATCACCATAGCGTTTAGCACAGGCTTCCATATATTCTAAGGGATTAGTAAGCCACTGATACGTCTGTACCCAAGGGTGAGTTTGGGGACCGTTAGGCAGTTTAAGTGCAGACATTTTTATTAATCTCCCAATGATTAAAGCAAGATTGTTATCAGCTAGTGATTCA from Nostoc sp. UHCC 0926 includes these protein-coding regions:
- the hisF gene encoding imidazole glycerol phosphate synthase subunit HisF; the encoded protein is MLSKRILPCLDVKAGRVVKGVNFVNLQDAGDPVELAKVYNEAGADELVFLDITATHEDRATILDVVYRTAEQVFIPLTVGGGIQSLENVKALLRAGADKVSINSAAVRDPDLINRASDRFGNQCIVVAIDARRRNNPENPGWDVYVRGGRENTGLDALLWAQEVEKRGAGELLVTSMDADGTQAGYDIEITRAIADAVEIPVIASGGAGNCEHIYTALTEGKAEAALLASLLHYGHLSVAEIKHYLRDRNVPVRTFS
- a CDS encoding cytochrome P450, whose protein sequence is MSALKLPNGPQTHPWVQTYQWLTNPLEYMEACAKRYGDTFTLRIGPVFTPQVFISNPQAIQQIFTTDPKHLDSGAAAGSGTPLLGQNSLLSLEGKPHQRQRKLLTPPLHGERMQAYGDLICEITKQVTSQWPVGETFTVLSSMQEISFQVILKAVFGLKDGLRYEKLKEILIAILNPKRPIFRAILLLFPLLRQDLGPRSPWGSFLRLRQEMDDLIYAEIQERRSLADQSRSDILSLMMAARDEAGEPMTDLELRDELMTLLVAGHETTASSLAWALYWIHHQPEIREKLVQELDSLGDNKDPNAIFRLPYLNAVCSETMRLYPVAMLGLNRLVKSPLEIAGYKFDPGTILVPCIYLSHHREDLYPNSKQFKPDRFLERQFTSAEYLPFGGGNRRCIGMAFALFEMKLVLATIVSSWQMKLADTKPVLPIRKSVLLAPGGGVPMVVIGKRQQNQQVLETTLV
- the ruvB gene encoding Holliday junction branch migration DNA helicase RuvB, with translation MAIISSKKQPPEPNGEPKQRRESAKAPSTDNILQPEAAIDEQDQQEEGIRPHRFADYIGQKDLKDVLDIAIKAAKSRGEVLDHLLLYGPPGLGKTTMAMILASEMGVNYKITSAPALERPRDIVGLLVNMKPGDILFVDEIHRLSRMTEEILYPAMEDYRLDITIGKGSSARIRSLPLSKFTLVGATTRVGALTSPLRDRFGLIQKLRFYEVDELTKIVLRTAQLLKTPVTEDGATEIARRSRGTPRIANRLLRRVRDYAEVKLSGEINESVASEALQLFQVDPCGLDWTDRQMLSVIIEQFNGGPVGLETMAAATGEDTQTIEEVYEPYLMQIGYLTRTHRGRMATKAAYKHLGFTPPNEQLSLL
- a CDS encoding tetratricopeptide repeat protein; protein product: MIKLIAIFLSLLLVFGWGTPVMAQSQPPITQEQLKQGDEWANQAFTATNQGDFATAETYWTKIIEQFPTNAGAWSNRGNSRVSQNKLQEALADYNKAIELAPNVTDPYLNRGAALEGLGKWEDAIADYNYVLELDPQDAMAYNNRGNATAGLGKWSDAIADYKKSNEIAPNFAFARANYALALYETGQIEQAIREMRNIVRKYPRFADMRAALTAAYWVNGEQGEAESNWVAAYGLDSRYKDINWVTDIRRWPPSMVSALDKFLKLQ